Proteins co-encoded in one Arachis hypogaea cultivar Tifrunner chromosome 13, arahy.Tifrunner.gnm2.J5K5, whole genome shotgun sequence genomic window:
- the LOC140178164 gene encoding probable methyltransferase PMT2 — MFVFFKFRCKAFSTYPRTYDLIHANGLFSLYKDKCNAEDILLEMDRILRPEGAVIFRDEVDTLIKVKKIVAGMRWDTKMVDHEDGPLVPKKILIAVKQYWVVDGNSTSTQ; from the exons atgtttgtatttttcaaattcaGGTGTAAAGCCTTTTCAACATATCCAAGGACATATGATCTCATTCATGCCAATGGCCTCTTTAGTCTGTACAAGGATAA ATGTAATGCAGAAGACATTCTTCTGGAGATGGACCGGATCTTGCGGCCAGAAGGCGCCGTCATATTCCGCGATGAAGTCGATACCTTAATAAAGGTAAAGAAAATAGTTGCAGGAATGAGATGGGATACCAAAATGGTTGACCATGAAGATGGTCCTCTTGTTCCTAAGAAGATACTAATTGCTGTAAAGCAGTATTGGGTTGTTGATGGAAATTCCACTTCTACACAATAA